In Paenibacillus hexagrammi, the following are encoded in one genomic region:
- a CDS encoding DNA polymerase IV encodes MGNQHQRVIMLADCQSFYASVEKAANPQYANKPLVVAGDPERRSGIVLAACPMAKKYGVTTAERVGEAIAKCPDLIVIKPRMQTYIEISMQITEIYRSYSDLVEPYSIDEQFIDVTGSQRIFGDPLTIAAAIQERVWNETRVKTRLGISFSKVTAKMACDNFAKKSDSGLFTLTKEGMTQKLWPLDIGKLFMVGSRMMAHFHTMGLPTIGALAQTPLGKLKEMMRRKFRKNCDIDAELYWRIANGIDDSPVSPYTHSEAPKSIGHQMTLPRDYATLDEIKVVLLELSELVCLRCRSLKYMGSVVSVGCQGADFDRPTGFYRQMKIPDPTNVTNHVYKAVVQLFQQHWDGLPVRKVAVGISQLSSEESYQLTMFEERDRFRELERTTDELKRRFGETAIVRAVSATSAGQAADRAKKIGGHYR; translated from the coding sequence ATGGGTAATCAACATCAGCGTGTCATTATGCTGGCGGATTGCCAATCCTTTTATGCCAGTGTGGAAAAGGCGGCTAACCCGCAATATGCCAACAAGCCGCTTGTTGTGGCCGGTGATCCGGAACGGCGCAGCGGCATTGTGCTAGCGGCATGCCCGATGGCCAAGAAGTACGGCGTGACGACGGCGGAGCGGGTGGGCGAGGCGATCGCCAAGTGTCCCGATCTGATCGTGATTAAGCCGCGCATGCAAACTTATATTGAGATCTCGATGCAGATCACGGAGATATACAGAAGCTATTCCGATCTCGTGGAGCCGTACTCCATCGATGAGCAATTTATCGACGTGACCGGATCCCAGCGCATCTTTGGGGACCCATTGACGATTGCCGCAGCAATTCAGGAGCGGGTATGGAACGAGACGCGGGTCAAAACGAGGCTGGGCATCAGCTTCTCCAAGGTGACAGCCAAGATGGCCTGCGATAATTTTGCCAAGAAGTCGGATTCCGGCTTATTCACGCTGACGAAGGAGGGAATGACCCAGAAGCTGTGGCCGCTGGACATCGGCAAGCTGTTTATGGTCGGAAGCCGGATGATGGCACACTTTCATACGATGGGTCTTCCGACGATCGGCGCGCTGGCCCAAACTCCCTTAGGCAAGCTGAAGGAGATGATGCGCCGCAAGTTCCGCAAGAATTGCGATATCGACGCGGAGCTGTACTGGCGCATTGCCAACGGGATCGATGACAGCCCCGTAAGCCCTTATACGCACAGCGAAGCGCCCAAAAGCATCGGCCATCAGATGACGCTGCCCCGGGATTACGCAACGCTGGATGAGATCAAGGTGGTGCTGCTGGAGCTCTCGGAGCTGGTTTGCTTGCGCTGCCGCTCGCTCAAGTACATGGGCTCGGTCGTATCGGTGGGCTGCCAGGGAGCGGATTTCGACCGGCCTACAGGCTTTTACCGGCAGATGAAAATTCCCGATCCTACGAATGTGACGAATCATGTGTACAAGGCCGTTGTTCAGCTATTCCAGCAGCATTGGGACGGCCTTCCGGTGCGCAAGGTGGCTGTCGGTATCTCGCAGCTTTCGAGCGAGGAGAGCTACCAGCTTACGATGTTCGAGGAGCGGGACCGGTTCCGTGAGCTTGAGCGGACGACGGATGAGCTGAAACGAAGGTTCGGTGAAACGGCGATTGTTCGGGCTGTGTCGGCCACTTCGGCCGGGCAAGCGGCGGACAGAGCCAAGAAGATTGGAGGTCATTATCGATGA
- a CDS encoding DUF4166 domain-containing protein, protein MTSIYEKALGEDFAKLHPQIQKRFSFGSENQIASIGKGVMEHVWYGKWFTIPFLALGTWRNILFPQRGKHIPFTIENYAYRDSFGRETVTWIRTYQFPNRVRRFDATMIYSEKRHKIIDYLGTHQHLAVEIDMFVAENGGMGLRSGKQFFYEGILGFRFPMIFSGYADVCEWYDDEKGKFQINVQVKNKFFGPLFGYRGSFNVEYVPIDKRDIPQHVRPVREERRE, encoded by the coding sequence ATGACCTCAATCTACGAAAAAGCCCTCGGTGAAGATTTTGCCAAGCTCCACCCTCAGATCCAAAAAAGATTTAGCTTCGGAAGCGAAAATCAAATAGCTTCTATTGGAAAAGGAGTTATGGAACATGTTTGGTATGGTAAATGGTTTACAATTCCGTTTCTGGCACTAGGTACTTGGCGAAACATCCTTTTTCCTCAGAGAGGTAAGCATATTCCTTTCACGATCGAGAATTACGCATACAGGGATAGCTTTGGGCGAGAGACTGTTACTTGGATTCGAACATATCAATTTCCAAACCGAGTCAGACGTTTTGATGCTACGATGATTTACAGTGAAAAACGACATAAAATTATTGATTATTTAGGTACTCACCAGCATTTGGCAGTGGAAATCGATATGTTTGTTGCGGAGAATGGCGGAATGGGGCTACGTTCTGGGAAACAATTTTTTTATGAGGGGATTCTAGGCTTTCGGTTTCCAATGATATTCTCCGGTTATGCTGATGTCTGCGAGTGGTACGATGATGAAAAAGGAAAGTTCCAAATTAATGTGCAAGTGAAAAACAAATTTTTCGGACCGCTATTTGGTTATCGTGGATCCTTTAATGTTGAATACGTCCCCATAGATAAACGCGACATTCCTCAACACGTGAGGCCAGTGCGGGAAGAGAGACGTGAGTAA
- a CDS encoding bifunctional diguanylate cyclase/phosphodiesterase produces MRKFHYVIVTLIFLALIPSVEATLKDYQASLLKELRTSEESQLISEANSLKSVIERNVNLMGALEAYVRSDYLLHRSSDEDVQNFLASLYGEVESSAFNLIIAPHGIAKFVYPLSGNENFVNWNLLQDDRQDVQLQIQRALQTKEMTLNGPFKLLQGNNGLVARKAIYQDGMFWGFVSVGLDMDHLLKESGIKEKSKSDLQLAIRVMGLEAFYGDKHIFEQHPMYSTIVLAHDEVWELAALPPENSLKRIAEQIIWIRCSYLSVLLLGLLFYLYIVRQKNNLSIMVEERTQALRIANEDLTAMNEELLAGEHELQEFTVKLQESEQQLSYIAYHDMLTGISNRAYFLTALQSSIEQAETSGMPISILFFDLDNFKIVNDSQGHHTGDLLLQGVVERIRHAEVPIDLFARFGGDEFAILLKGYSEDKAIEQVCEQLLDLFKLPFHISGKMFFANISVGIAMYPSGGTTGEELLKNADIAMYTAKNDSGSTYRFFNKQMETNSISKLEMGNHLREALDRGELEIVYQPQVDCSIGEISGVEALLRWNHTTKGYVSPGEFIPLAEEMGLIVPIGEWILRGACEQMKKWQSLLGKPLPISVNLSVRQLHDDKLVDKVQRILQETGLDACCLEMEITENVAMQEEQLDALRELRKLGVAISVDDFGTQYSSLSYLKRFPVTKIKLDQSFVRGVHSDDKDQAMIKAIISVARSFDLDIIAEGVETEAQASFLVASGCNQIQGYYFYRPMSAAQTEQVLLESQWKMSNLDAAAASE; encoded by the coding sequence ATGAGGAAATTTCACTATGTGATCGTTACGTTAATATTTCTGGCCCTAATTCCTTCCGTTGAAGCTACACTGAAAGACTATCAAGCTTCTTTGTTGAAAGAACTGCGAACATCGGAAGAATCCCAATTGATTTCAGAGGCAAATTCTTTGAAGTCGGTGATTGAACGCAATGTCAATTTGATGGGAGCGCTTGAGGCTTACGTGAGGTCGGACTATCTGCTTCACCGTTCAAGCGACGAAGACGTACAAAATTTTTTGGCTTCCCTATACGGAGAGGTCGAAAGTTCCGCCTTTAATCTTATTATTGCTCCGCATGGTATAGCCAAATTTGTATATCCGCTGAGCGGGAATGAAAACTTTGTCAATTGGAATTTGCTTCAGGATGATCGTCAAGATGTTCAACTGCAGATTCAGCGTGCGCTTCAAACGAAAGAAATGACACTTAACGGTCCTTTTAAGCTGTTGCAGGGGAATAACGGGTTGGTGGCCAGAAAAGCGATTTATCAAGACGGGATGTTCTGGGGATTTGTTTCCGTGGGACTAGACATGGACCATTTGCTGAAGGAATCAGGAATTAAAGAAAAGAGTAAAAGCGATTTGCAGCTTGCCATCAGAGTGATGGGGCTTGAAGCATTTTACGGGGATAAGCATATCTTTGAGCAGCATCCGATGTACTCTACAATCGTGCTTGCCCATGATGAAGTATGGGAGCTCGCAGCACTGCCTCCCGAGAACAGTTTGAAGCGTATTGCCGAGCAAATAATCTGGATCCGCTGCTCGTACCTAAGCGTCCTGCTGCTGGGGCTGCTGTTTTATTTGTATATCGTACGGCAGAAGAACAATCTAAGTATCATGGTAGAGGAGCGGACGCAGGCTCTGCGCATAGCCAATGAGGATTTGACAGCCATGAACGAAGAACTATTAGCCGGCGAACATGAGCTGCAGGAATTTACGGTGAAGCTGCAGGAATCGGAGCAGCAGCTCTCGTATATAGCGTATCACGATATGCTGACGGGAATATCCAATCGCGCTTACTTCCTAACCGCTCTTCAGTCGTCTATCGAGCAAGCGGAGACGAGCGGAATGCCCATCAGCATCTTATTCTTTGATCTCGACAATTTCAAAATCGTGAATGATTCCCAAGGGCATCATACGGGTGATCTCTTGCTCCAAGGGGTTGTGGAACGGATTCGGCATGCAGAAGTGCCCATCGACCTGTTTGCACGCTTTGGCGGTGACGAGTTTGCGATTTTATTGAAGGGCTACAGCGAGGATAAGGCGATTGAACAGGTATGTGAGCAGCTGCTGGATTTATTTAAGCTTCCGTTCCATATCTCCGGTAAAATGTTCTTCGCTAACATCAGTGTAGGCATCGCTATGTATCCAAGCGGCGGCACGACGGGAGAAGAGCTGCTCAAGAATGCGGACATTGCGATGTACACGGCCAAGAATGATAGCGGAAGCACGTATCGTTTCTTCAATAAACAGATGGAGACGAACTCGATCTCCAAGCTGGAGATGGGGAATCATTTACGGGAAGCGCTCGACAGGGGCGAGCTGGAAATCGTGTATCAGCCTCAGGTGGACTGCTCAATAGGAGAAATTAGCGGTGTAGAAGCGCTGCTGCGTTGGAATCACACTACCAAGGGTTATGTTTCTCCTGGAGAATTTATTCCGCTAGCGGAAGAGATGGGATTGATCGTGCCGATCGGGGAGTGGATCTTACGCGGGGCCTGTGAGCAGATGAAGAAGTGGCAGAGCCTGCTAGGAAAACCGCTGCCGATTTCGGTTAATCTATCCGTAAGGCAATTGCACGATGATAAGCTGGTCGATAAAGTACAAAGGATTCTGCAGGAAACAGGCCTGGATGCGTGCTGTCTGGAAATGGAAATTACAGAGAATGTCGCCATGCAGGAAGAACAGTTGGATGCGCTGCGTGAGCTGCGCAAGCTGGGAGTCGCGATATCCGTCGATGATTTCGGGACGCAATATTCTTCACTAAGCTACTTGAAGCGATTCCCGGTTACGAAGATCAAGCTGGATCAATCGTTTGTTCGCGGCGTTCATTCAGACGACAAAGATCAGGCGATGATCAAAGCGATCATTTCCGTTGCGAGGTCGTTCGATCTCGACATTATTGCCGAGGGTGTAGAGACCGAAGCGCAAGCAAGCTTTTTGGTTGCCAGCGGCTGTAATCAGATTCAAGGATATTACTTCTATCGGCCGATGAGCGCGGCGCAAACCGAGCAGGTACTGCTTGAGAGCCAGTGGAAGATGTCTAATCTGGATGCTGCTGCAGCAAGCGAGTAA
- a CDS encoding YolD-like family protein has protein sequence MMSKKLTNNGLWESSRMMLPEHKLRIQEASQVLGKLALPELDEQEQEEIGRQLAAAVSGGTPVELVIYGEYGHRSLRGRIEKTDYLSGRVQLSGEWIRVRDILGVRE, from the coding sequence ATGATGAGCAAAAAACTGACAAACAACGGCTTATGGGAATCATCTCGAATGATGCTGCCGGAACACAAGCTTCGCATCCAGGAGGCAAGCCAAGTGCTGGGCAAGCTGGCACTGCCGGAGCTCGATGAGCAGGAGCAAGAGGAGATCGGGAGGCAGCTTGCCGCTGCCGTAAGCGGCGGAACACCCGTCGAGCTTGTCATATACGGCGAATACGGACATCGCAGCTTAAGAGGCAGGATCGAGAAGACCGATTACTTATCCGGGCGGGTCCAGCTGAGCGGCGAATGGATCCGCGTCCGGGACATTCTGGGCGTTCGGGAATAA
- a CDS encoding DoxX-like family protein, whose product MINRKPIYVEILMKVPMETLWTYTQTPNLHQQWDLRFSEITYIPKSNEEHPQRFLYKTNIGFGLCIAGEGESVGNKEKDGIMTSTLKFSSSNPISLISEGAGFWRYVPTVDGIRFLTRYDYRTRFGAFGIWIDRFIFRPIMGWATAWSFDCLRLWLEQGVSPSVLIRRSISEVMITTSLFSIWVYQGLVPKLLVPDSGEMDILRSIAGIADYGRPLLTLMGLGEIVIGILFLILSGKRRRRLHKLNIMVLILLGLSAASHPATYIAPFNPITLNIAMIALSITSLLNATELPIAERCLRNSPEKGNQT is encoded by the coding sequence ATGATCAATAGAAAACCCATTTATGTAGAAATTCTTATGAAGGTACCAATGGAAACATTGTGGACATATACGCAAACACCTAATTTGCATCAACAATGGGACTTAAGGTTCTCAGAGATTACATATATTCCCAAATCCAATGAAGAACATCCCCAACGCTTTTTATATAAAACCAATATCGGTTTTGGGCTTTGTATTGCGGGAGAAGGCGAATCGGTAGGTAACAAAGAGAAAGACGGCATTATGACCTCTACCCTGAAATTCAGTTCATCTAATCCCATTTCGCTAATATCTGAAGGAGCTGGCTTTTGGCGTTATGTGCCTACAGTTGATGGAATCCGTTTCTTAACAAGATATGATTACAGAACTCGTTTTGGCGCATTTGGCATATGGATCGATAGATTCATATTCCGACCGATAATGGGGTGGGCGACAGCATGGAGTTTTGACTGTTTGCGTCTTTGGCTTGAGCAGGGGGTCTCTCCATCTGTATTGATCAGGCGTTCTATTTCGGAGGTTATGATAACAACAAGCTTATTCAGCATTTGGGTGTATCAAGGACTTGTGCCAAAGCTGTTAGTTCCGGATTCGGGGGAAATGGACATTTTAAGGAGTATTGCAGGTATTGCCGATTACGGAAGACCACTCCTGACTTTAATGGGATTAGGAGAAATTGTAATCGGAATCTTGTTTCTTATTTTGAGCGGCAAAAGGCGAAGAAGACTGCATAAATTGAATATCATGGTTTTAATTCTTCTTGGATTAAGTGCGGCATCACATCCAGCGACCTATATAGCGCCTTTTAATCCAATTACTCTGAATATAGCGATGATAGCTTTATCGATAACCAGTCTACTAAACGCAACAGAGCTTCCGATTGCTGAAAGATGTCTCCGAAATTCACCTGAAAAGGGTAACCAAACATGA